From the Quercus lobata isolate SW786 chromosome 6, ValleyOak3.0 Primary Assembly, whole genome shotgun sequence genome, one window contains:
- the LOC115993668 gene encoding protein SIEVE ELEMENT OCCLUSION B-like, with protein sequence MASLVRLGSSQQTNKSGLSLFTLSDHEILNQIYTTHVHDDEKFDVESLFIIVENILKRATVVVDNIVLGTQATVEHLEEKIPKASFSPPICTLKNISCEMQCKAPGEEIAHKTALSILSKLSNYSWDAKAVLTLAAFALDYGEFWLLAQIQSSDQLAKSVGTLKRVPILLKRPTLQKHKQALIELNNVIKATLEVIECIFELEKLSNHDIKDVPALSTGMEHIPVDVYWAIVTVVASTTQLCCLINDEEKKPELSPFSQKLNIIVTKLKRQITIIRQQIEETEAYWKLVKVFRTPTEIMEVFKGLIYTKDSVQPLIDGSTKKPVNIDVLKKKNVLLFISSLDITEEDISILRPIHDTIKKEDQYKIVWIPIVEQWTEELQKKFEILRFKMPWYVVQYYSPIAGIRFIKEKWHFKGKPTVVVLNHQGKVECENAMHMIRVWGIKAYPFTSTVEETLSASKEWIGSIGTGVHPSVENWIKDQKYIFFYGGKDNEWIQQFTKRATALANDPVIKEARISIELLCVGKGTKGEDNVGVLGRFWTGIESLFISKTQRKTETDAVSLEIQKLLSYKNESGWAVLSKGSTVVLSGHGTTILKVLEDLDKWKELVREKGFEVIFREYHNKVLHTAHICCRIDIPNTSGKIPENMKCPDCPRIMETYISFKCCHIDGTANGLH encoded by the exons GGTACCCAAGCAACAGTTGAGCACTTGGAGGAGAAGATCCCAAAAGCAAGTTTTAGTCCACCAATATGTACACTCAAGAATATTTCCTGTGAG ATGCAATGCAAGGCACCTGGGGAAGAAATTGCTCACAAAACGGCACTCTCAATACTCAGCAAATTGTCAAACTATTCCTGGGATGCAAAGGCAGTGTTGACACTTGCCGCTTTTGCTTTGGACTATGGGGAATTCTGGCTGCTTGCCCAGATTCAGTCATCGGACCAACTTGCCAAATCAGTAGGAACCTTGAAGAGAGTACCTATCCTCCTAAAGCGCCCAACACTGCAGAAACATAAGCAAGCACTTATTGAGCTTAACAATGTGATCAAAGCCACACTGGAAGTGATTGAGTGCATCTTTGAGTTAGAGAAGCTATCAAACCATGACATAAAAGATGTACCAGCACTATCAACAGGCATGGAACATATCCCAGTTGATGTTTATTGGGCTATTGTGACTGTTGTAGCTAGCACCACTCAGCTTTGTTGCCTCATTAACGATGA GGAAAAGAAACCAGAACTATCCCCATTTTCTCAGAAACTCAATATCATTGTCACCAAGCTTAAGAGGCAGATAACAATTATCAGACAACAAATAG AGGAGACAGAGGCTTACTGGAAGTTGGTAAAGGTTTTTCGAACCCCTACGGAGATCATGGAGGTATTTAAGGGACTGATCTATACCAAGGACAGTGTGCAGCCTCTCATTGATGGTTCTACTAAAAAACCG GTTAACATTGAcgtgttgaagaagaagaatgtctTACTGTTCATTTCGAGTCTAGACATTACCGAAGAAGACATTTCAATTCTTAGACCAATTCATGATACTATTAAGAAGGAAGACCAGTATAAGATTGTGTGGATCCCAATTGTGGAGCAATGGACCGAGGAGTTGCAAAAGAAGTTTGAGATCTTGCGGTTTAAGATGCCATGGTATGTGGTGCAGTACTATTCACCAATAGCAGGCATTAGATTCATCAAGGAGAAGTGGCATTTCAAGGGCAAGCCCACCGTTGTGGTGTTGAACCATCAAGGGAAGGTGGAATGCGAGAATGCAATGCACATGATTAGGGTATGGGGAATTAAGGCCTACCCTTTCACTAGCACAGTAGAAGAAACTCTATCTGCTTCAAAGGAATGGATTGGATCCATTGGAACTGGAGTTCATCCAAGTGTTGAGAACTGG ATTAAGGACCAAAAGTACATCTTTTTCTATGGAGGCAAAGACAACGAGTGGATCCAACAATTTACTAAAAGAGCAACTGCCCTTGCCAATGATCCAGTGATAAAGGAAGCAAGAATTTCCATTGAGTTGCTCTGCGTCGGAAAGGGCACCAAAGGAGAAGACAATGTGGGAGTCCTTGGGCGATTTTGGACTGGTATTGAGAGCTTGTTCATTTCCAAGACTCAAAGGAAGACCGAGACAGACGCTGTGTCATTAGAAATCCAGAAATTGCTTTCTTACAAGAATGAGAGTGGGTGGGCTGTGCTCAGCAAAGGTTCAACCGTTGTACTCAGTGGGCATGGGACAACAATTTTGAAGGTCTTGGAGGACTTGGACAAATGGAAGGAGCTTGTGCGTGAAAAGGGCTTCGAAGTCATATTCAGAGAGTACCATAACAAGGTTCTTCACACTGCTCACATTTGTTGCCGAATTGACATTCCAAACACCAGTGGGAAAATACCAGAGAACATGAAATGCCCTGACTGTCCACGCATCATGGAAACATATATCAGCTTCAAGTGTTGCCACATTGATGGTACTGCCAATGGGTTGCATTAA